One genomic region from Diabrotica undecimpunctata isolate CICGRU chromosome 9, icDiaUnde3, whole genome shotgun sequence encodes:
- the LOC140449472 gene encoding uncharacterized protein: MPKHRDVPSLQSLCLKSIGTLVVHVAPLILSKISIYKEPQKVISSLQMSLIWLNDHLSSHVPFYLYDQMAVEVLLAVKVLIEDTKKTYFPHTSIATFLTEMNVAVSLTEVVLNCHLKSIDFSQWPKIMRYILYKNLHNLTGLENLNLGSCSGGWRTSEFDKCLLESVAKMKHLKSLCLCFDSTDIIVQTVGDNCQQIQCLDLTSSGSVTDRCIPFLLKCRHLKELQLHRTSVTTEGLAQLIVGLPKLQDIGRCDDFGKVIKYLYHKFPSEGPFELRKIQTRDISTENLRLLVDMFPKIEYVSLFHDVQISDLTVLISLDNLKDLKLLSCAFYGDYLKQLLEIRGTNITSLHLEHVEEMDYKVLIDISQCCPQLKNLVCYNCDFRNSVVPYHKLKVQPFLDLERIFWVVDSAVSHLEFILNHAYNIRYIHLGSSTGITHAVMVKVLNTNPMKWLEELRVLYSSDMNMRTVELLMASCTNLKVLSELESWQGITLDQLDTFKQYIRSNNFNLDISPTLSFTT, translated from the coding sequence atgCCAAAACATCGAGATGTACCCAGCCTTCAGTCGCTTTGCCTAAAGAGCATAGGTACTCTAGTTGTACACGTGGCTCCGCTTATTTTATCCAAAATAAGTATATACAAGGAACCCCAGAAAGTAATATCTAGTCTGCAGATGAGTCTCATTTGGTTAAATGATCATTTATCCTCACATGTTCCTTTTTACCTGTACGATCAAATGGCTGTGGAAGTACTGTTAGCTGTGAAGGTATTGATAGAGGATACGAAGAAGACGTATTTTCCGCATACTTCCATAGCTACATTCCTCACGGAAATGAACGTCGCTGTTAGTTTAACGGAAGTAGTTTTGAATTGTCATTTAAAGAGTATCGATTTTTCGCAGTGGCCCAAGATAATgcgatatattttatataaaaatttacataatCTTACCGGCTTAGAAAACTTGAATTTAGGTTCGTGTTCCGGAGGCTGGCGAACGTCCGAGTTTGATAAATGTTTGTTGGAAAGTGTAGCAAAGATGAAGCATTTAAAATCGCTGTGTTTGTGCTTCGACAGCACGGACATCATAGTCCAAACAGTCGGTGATAATTGTCAGCAAATCCAGTGTCTCGATCTCACTTCTTCTGGCTCCGTAACCGATAGATGTATACCTTTTTTATTGAAATGTAGGCATTTAAAAGAGTTACAGCTGCACAGAACTTCAGTGACGACTGAAGGTTTGGCTCAGCTCATCGTAGGACTTCCAAAGTTGCAAGATATCGGACGATGCGACGATTTCGGAAAAGTGATAAAATATTTGTATCATAAATTTCCCAGTGAAGGTCCTTTCGAATTGAGGAAGATACAGACGAGGGATATTAGTACTGAAAACTTGAGATTGTTGGTCGATATGTTTCCTAAAATTGAGTATGTTAGTTTATTTCACGACGTACAAATTTCCGATTTGACAGTTTTGATATCGTTGGATAATTTGAAAGACCTGAAGTTGCTTTCTTGTGCTTTTTACGGAGATTACCTGAAGCAACTCCTGGAAATTAGAGGTACTAATATAACTAGTCTTCATTTGGAGCATGTAGAAGAGATGGACTATAAAGTATTGATTGATATAAGCCAGTGTTGTCCCCAGTTAAAAAATCTAGTGTGTTATAACTGTGATTTCCGTAACAGCGTGGTACCGTACCACAAATTGAAAGTACAACCGTTCCTAGATTTGGAAAGAATCTTTTGGGTCGTAGACAGCGCAGTGAGTCATCTGGAATTTATCTTGAATCACGCATACAACATTCGTTACATTCATTTGGGTTCTTCCACAGGAATTACGCACGCGGTGATGGTGAAAGTCCTGAATACCAACCCCATGAAGTGGCTCGAAGAATTGAGAGTGCTTTACAGCAGTGACATGAATATGAGAACCGTAGAATTGTTGATGGCCAGTTGCACGAACTTGAAGGTTTTATCGGAGTTGGAAAGTTGGCAGGGCATTACTTTAGATCAGCTAGATACTTTTAAACAATATATACGCTCCAATAATTTCAATTTGGACATCAGTCCTACGTTATCATTTACGACATGA